The following proteins are encoded in a genomic region of Nicotiana sylvestris chromosome 4, ASM39365v2, whole genome shotgun sequence:
- the LOC138889657 gene encoding uncharacterized protein yields the protein MAIDKNIQELLVIRYSNLLILQVVEEWAMKNSKILPYLYHVQELRRDKNLIDPIQVKIHDHPAYCDYVEEEADGKPWFHDIKEYLAKGEYPELANPTQKRTL from the exons atggccattgacaagaacattcaagagttgctagtgatcagaTATTCGAACCTACTTATACTCCAGGTCGTAGAAGAATGGGCAAtgaagaactccaagatactcccgtatctgtatcatgtacaggaattgagaagag acaaaaacttAATTGATCCCATTCAAGTAAAGATCCACGATCATCCAGCTTATTGTGACtacgtcgaagaagaagcagatggaaagccttggtttcatgatatcaaggaatatttggcaaaaggtgaatacccagaacttgcaaatcctactcagaaacgcacactttga